A stretch of Ipomoea triloba cultivar NCNSP0323 chromosome 11, ASM357664v1 DNA encodes these proteins:
- the LOC115997665 gene encoding phenolic glucoside malonyltransferase 1-like codes for MATSNAVTVLEHIPVPPPPEATPKLTLPLTFLDLLCLHMIPVHRLIFYQHPISKTHFLDTLIPTIKNSLSLTLQHYAPLAGRLIASPDNSTLPEIRYEEGDTVPLVLAEANSGECHFNDLTSGDPRICTEFHPLVPSLPPASRAPDGSVIVPVLALQVTLFSGVGICIGITNHHAVGDASSIFGFMKAWALVSSHESPVSLPAEIQPFYDRTVIRDEKGLETFFWDNVKQIKVEDRHVHRLPQITDRIRATFTLTRDNIQRLKNRILSGRPNLAHISSFTTTCSYIWICWVKSRYESDTDKIGDDEDEFFNCAADCRLRLDPPVPGNYFGNCLVACFGYAKTKRLRGEEGLLDAAEGIGEAIRRRLYDKERGVLGGAEDWFKLMSKLKIDRVLTVIGSPRFDYYELDFGWGNPKMFQMPSTDLSRGISLSKAKDHEGGGLEIGLSLPATQFDNFTRIFTKDLEAL; via the coding sequence ATGGCCACCAGCAACGCCGTCACCGTTCTGGAGCATATTCCGGTGCCACCACCGCCGGAAGCGACACCCAAACTCACTCTTCCTCTCACGTTTCTCGACTTGTTATGTCTGCACATGATCCCAGTTCACCGCCTCATCTTCTATCAACACCCCATCTCAAAAACCCACTTCCTAGACACCCTAATTCCCACCATAAAAAACTCCTTATCCCTTACCCTTCAACACTACGCTCCCCTCGCCGGCAGACTAATCGCTTCACCCGACAATTCAACCCTGCCGGAAATTCGATACGAGGAAGGCGACACCGTCCCGTTAGTCCTTGCCGAGGCCAATTCAGGCGAGTGTCATTTTAATGATCTCACGTCGGGAGATCCAAGAATTTGTACTGAATTCCATCCTCTTGTCCCGAGCTTACCGCCGGCTTCGCGGGCCCCAGACGGCTCGGTTATCGTCCCCGTGCTTGCGTTACAAGTGACGTTATTTTCCGGCGTCGGGATTTGCATCGGAATAACTAACCACCACGCCGTCGGTGACGCTAGTAGCATCTTTGGCTTCATGAAGGCTTGGGCTTTGGTTTCTAGTCACGAATCTCCGGTTTCTTTACCCGCTGAAATCCAACCGTTTTACGACAGGACAGTGATCAGAGACGAGAAAGGACTGGAAACATTTTTCTGGGACAACGTTAAACAAATCAAGGTTGAGGATAGGCACGTTCATCGCCTCCCACAAATCACGGACAGGATCCGTGCCACGTTTACACTGACACGTGACAACATCCAACGGCTCAAGAATCGTATCCTCTCTGGGCGGCCAAATCTGGCACATATCTCCTCCTTTACAACCACTTGTTCGTACATATGGATTTGCTGGGTAAAATCTCGATACGAATCAGATACAGATAAAATCGGCGACGATGAAGACGAGTTTTTCAATTGCGCCGCTGATTGCCGGTTACGTTTGGACCCACCTGTCCCCGGAAACTACTTCGGCAACTGCCTGGTGGCCTGTTTCGGATATGCAAAGACTAAGCGACTGAGAGGGGAGGAGGGGTTGCTGGATGCGGCTGAGGGGATCGGAGAAGCTATTCGCCGGCGATTGTACGATAAGGAGCGTGGAGTGTTGGGAGGAGCTGAAGATTGGTTTAAACTGATGTCTAAGCTGAAGATTGATCGAGTATTGACTGTGATTGGGTCGCCCAGATTCGATTATTATGAACTAGATTTTGGATGGGGAAACCCTAAAATGTTTCAAATGCCTTCCACTGATTTATCTCGTGGCATATCACTTAGTAAAGCCAAGGACCATGAAGGTGGTGGCCTGGAGATTGGTTTGTCACTTCCCGCCACACAATTTGACAATTTTACCAGGATTTTCACCAAAGATTTGGAGGCCCTCTAA